The following proteins are encoded in a genomic region of Tenebrio molitor chromosome 7, icTenMoli1.1, whole genome shotgun sequence:
- the LOC138135709 gene encoding protein FAM184A-like isoform X1 translates to MFSFFKRSKRESEKRSREADKERAASPTPTSDMCKNNKVDDAVVPTPSEFGQREIPTNAVSSEVTTLDDKNDSNDTMCENAPPSAPLGTFSYAAVAKKEVRGACVKPCGHGTTAISPRVPVQAAKRDVCTPPSSPKLDLKKAAKFAERQNSGDKVPTPGTDALVESLAKSSTLVNGIDTEAEKKNLINQEAKFQSQLNDLSKQLSIRDAEATKLRFQMEELQRDVFAKSAGMDRLETELQAAHKECELLRQRIRHLEADLEDYKRKNNELSSEIVEKSERVSSYEAETNAKITELERIIKNLEEKIENLETQLEAMKEEKHKLEEQRGVLLAERDVEKKKVDEILEQATTQKQEIEKKWKQDFEKLRTINIIKEQQLLDDFEWKLREVQQTCKKRMDEKDRSIEERLQDAYREAEKKMKEAEKMMEKVEAIKSYEIEIEKLKGLTVDQEKAIKDMMDQQEQMKLAESSLRSETKRLRNLIEMEKENIQHIQLKHHQEILDKERTLQQTLHQKRTEIAMYWEERLLRECGRLKSELEQIHNEEKHYAMETVRRDKDEEFQKAQSDWDKQMKECLKEIAGLKRALVQKDDYYRAEMIRTQTNTDRDIMELRRLMDKIDMCHHTRFEKLVQEHETELERISEESEQKIKEIEVSWQNQVTSLNNTLDAVKEQMEKESQQQIESLIEQHRSELDAQWENLISQKSEAVKLVEDEYVTKYKTLEEQFLMQQKSHTAREIDLLKVIDSLKNELGSKESALDDLQNNVDTLEGGIQVLNGEIAQQGDQLIKTKKEADQKIRGLQETLAKLQEQQEKEREAFRLKLMGVHKQSQETIDHLQRKCQCLTKLFEEVRLRYERRESRQEDLNIISDLRQVIAEQEKDLACLNEEKRYFQMRLISLESRLEDASADEETFEDAEQHKITELPEPPSYPPNGLPPPAYPSFPAPPTISIPPTIPECDE, encoded by the exons ATGTTCAGTTTCTTCAAGCGGTCCAAGAGAGAGTCCGAGAAGAGGTCCCGAGAGGCAGACAAGGAGCGCGCGGCGTCCCCGACTCCGACATCAGatatgtgtaaaaataataaagtcgACGACGCTGTCGTGCCGACGCCGTCGGAATTCGGCCAACGTGAAATTCCGACGAATGCAGTGTCCAGTGAAGTGACGACACTCGACGATAAAAACGACTCGAACGACACCATGTGCGAAAACGCGCCCCCCAGTGCGCCCTTAGGGACCTTTTCTTACGCGGCGGTGGCCAAGAAGGAGGTCCGCGGGGCCTGCGTCAAGCCCTGCGGACACGGCACCACGGCCATCTCCCCCAGAGTCCCGGTGCAAGCCGCCAAGAGGGACGTCTGCACTCCGCCCTCCAGCCCTAAACTGGACCTGAAGAAGGCGGCCAAATTCGCGGAACGACAGAACTCCGGTGACAAGGTCCCGACCCCCGGTACTGACGCTTTGGTGGAGAGTCTGGCTAAGTCCTCAACTCTTGTGAACGGGATCGACACCGAGGCCGAGAA GAAGAACCTGATAAACCAAGAGGCTAAATTTCAAAGTCAGCTGAATGATTTATCGAAGCAACTGTCGATACGAGATGCAGAAGCTACGAAGCTTCGCTTCCAGATGGAAGAACTCCAAAGAGATGTCTTCGCCAAATCTGCCGGAATGGATC GACTGGAGACCGAACTCCAAGCTGCCCACAAAGAATGCGAACTCTTACGGCAAAGAATCCGTCATCTAGAAGCTGATCTAGAAGACTACAAGAGGAAAAATAATGAACTGTCTTCGGAAATTGTTGAAAAGTCAG AAAGGGTTTCAAGCTACGAGGCGGAGACTAATGCCAAGATAACAGAACTAGaacgaataataaaaaatcttgaagagaAGATTGAGAATCTGGAAACTCAACTGGAAGCCATGAAGGAAGAGAAACACAAGTTGGAGGAGCAGCGTGGTGTTCTGTTGGCTGAACGGGACGTTGAGAAGAAGAAAGTTGACGAGATTTTAGAGCAGGCCACCACTCAAAAACAAGAAATCGAGAAGAAATGGAAGCAGGATTTCGAGAAACTTCGTACGATTAATATAATCAAAGAACAGCAATtgttggatgattttgaatgGAAATTGAGGGAAGTCCAGCAGACTTGTAAGAAGCGTATGGATGAAAAAGATCGAAGCATTGAAGAACGTCTGCAAGATGCATACAGAGAAgcagaaaagaaaatgaaagagGCGGAAAAAATGATGGAGAAAGTGGAAGCAATCAAATCGTACGAGATCGAGATAGAAAAATTGAAAGGATTAACAGTTGACCAAGAGAAGGCCATCAAGGACATGATGGACCAGCAAGAACAGATGAAGCTGGCCGAAAGCAGTCTAAGAAGTGAGACTAAAAGACTTAGGAATTTAATCGAAATGGAAAAAGAGAATATTCAACACATCCAACTGAAACATCACCAGGAGATTTTGGACAAGGAGAGGACCTTGCAGCAGACTCTTCATCAGAAGCGCACCGAAATAGCGATGTACTGGGAGGAGAGGCTCTTAAGGGAGTGCGGTCGGTTGAAATCGGAACTGGAGCAGATTCACAACGAAGAGAAACATTACGCCATGGAGACTGTGAGGAGAGACAAAGACGAAGAATTCCAGAAAGCTCAATCCGACTGGGACAAGCAGATGAAAGAGTGCCTGAAAGAG ATCGCCGGTCTGAAACGAGCGCTCGTGCAGAAAGACGACTATTACCGCGCAGAGATGATCAGAACTCAGACAAACACTGATCGCGACATAATGGAGCTGAGGCGGTTGATGGACAAAATCGATATGTGCCATCACACCCGCTTCGAGAAACTGGTTCAAGAACACGAAACAGAACTGG AACGGATCAGTGAAGAAAGtgaacaaaaaatcaaagagaTCGAAGTCAGTTGGCAGAATCAAGTCACTTCACTCAACAACACTTTAGACGCGGTGAAGGAGCAGATGGAGAAAGAATCACAACAGCAAATCGAGTCACTAATCGAGCAACATCGATCCGAGCTGG ATGCCCAATGGGAGAACCTTATTAGTCAGAAAAGCGAGGCCGTGAAGTTAGTCGAAGATGAGTACGTAACGAAATATAAGACTTTGGAAGAACAGTTTTTGATGCAACAAAAGTCCCACACGGCTAGAGAAATAGATTTGCTCAAGGTCATCGATAGCTTGAAGAACGAGCTGGGGAGCAAAGAGTCGGCGTTAGATGACCTCCAAAATAACGTGGATACTTTGGAAGGGGGTATTCAAGTACTGAACGGCGAAATTGCGCAGCAAGGTGACCAGTTGATCAAGACCAAGAAAGAAGCGGATCAAAAAATAAG AGGTCTTCAAGAAACCCTCGCCAAACTCCAAGAACAGCAAGAGAAAGAGCGAGAGGCTTTCAGACTCAAGCTGATGGGGGTCCACAAGCAATCCCAGGAGACCATTGACCACTTACAGAGAAAGTGCCAGTGTCTTACCAAATT GTTCGAAGAAGTCAGACTTCGCTACGAAAGACGAGAGTCGCGACAGGAAGACCTGAACATAATTTCAGACTTGCGGCAAGTCATCGCCGAACAAGAGAAAGATCTGGCTTGTTTGAACGAGGAAAAGAGGTACTTTCAGATGCGTCTCATCAGTTTGGAAAGTCGACTGGAGGACGCATCCGCCGACGAAGAGACATTTGAAGACGCCGAACAGCACAAAATCACTGAACTACCAGAACCTCCCAGCTACCCTCCCAATGGTCTTCCGCCACCCGCTTATCCCAGTTTTCCAGCGCCACCCACGATTTCTATACCGCCTACAATACCAGAATGTGATGAATGA
- the LOC138135714 gene encoding aldo-keto reductase family 1 member B1-like, whose translation MSAKVPSVKTNTGCSIPIFGLGTWKSKPGEVTQAVKDAIDIGYRHIDCAHVYGNEKEVGEGIKAKIDEGVVKREDLFITSKLWNTFHAPELVEAALKTTLSNLGLEHLDLYLVHWPFALKEGGELFPVDESGKTAYSDVDYVDTWKAMEEVCKKGLTKLIGVSNFNKPQIERLLESATIIPATNQIECHPYLAQLKLSEFCKTKGITITAYSPLGSPDRPWAKPDDPLLLEDEKIKKIAEKYKKTPAQVVLKYQVQRGHITIPKSVTKSRIQENFQIWDFELTPEDIELINSFDCNGRICPYVDAVTHKDHPFANAEF comes from the exons ATGTCAGCAAAAGTTCCAAGTGTCAAAACCAACACTGGCTGTTCCATTCCTATTTTCGGCTTGGGAACATGGAAg tcgAAACCAGGCGAAGTTACGCAAGCCGTGAAGGACGCGATTGACATCGGATATCGTCACATCGATTGCGCTCACGTCTACGGCAACGAAAAAGAAGTGGGTGAAGGCATCAAAGCAAAAATCGATGAAGGAGTAGTAAAGAGGGAAGATCTCTTCATCACGAGCAAATTGTGGAACACTTTCCACGCTCCGGAGCTCGTCGAAGCGGCTCTCAAAACTACACTCAGCAATTTGGGTCTTGAACACCTTGACCTTTACCTCGTCCACTGGCCGTTCGCTCTGAAG GAAGGTGGAGAACTGTTTCCGGTGGACGAGTCCGGGAAGACGGCGTACAGCGACGTCGACTACGTCGACACCTGGAAGGCTATGGAAGAAGTGTGCAAGAAAGGTCTAACCAAGTTGATTGgcgtttcaaattttaataaacctCAAATAGAGAGACTCCTGGAGAGCGCGACGATTATTCCGGCGACCAATCAA ATCGAGTGTCATCCCTATTTGGCCCAGCTGAAGTTGTCTGAATTTTGCAAGACCAAAGGTATCACCATTACGGCGTACAGTCCGTTGGGGTCTCCTGACAGACCCTGGGCCAAACCGGACGACCCCCTTCTTTTGGAAGACGAGAAAATTAAGAAGATCGCAGAGAAGTACAAGAAGACTCCGGCGCAAGTTGTCCTGAAGTATCAAGTGCAAAGAGGGCACATCACGATTCCCAAGTCTGTTACCAAATCCAGAATCCAAGAGAATTTCCAAATTTGGGACTTCGAGTTGACCCCCGAAGATATAGAGTTGATAAATTCCTTCGACTGCAACGGACGAATCTGTCCTTACGTCGA tgcTGTCACCCACAAGGACCATCCTTTTGCTAACGCCGAATTTTGA
- the LOC138135709 gene encoding protein FAM184A-like isoform X3, protein MFSFFKRSKRESEKRSREADKERAASPTPTSDMCKNNKVDDAVVPTPSEFGQREIPTNAVSSEVTTLDDKNDSNDTMCENAPPSAPLGTFSYAAVAKKEVRGACVKPCGHGTTAISPRVPVQAAKRDVCTPPSSPKLDLKKAAKFAERQNSGDKVPTPGTDALVESLAKSSTLVNGIDTEAEKKNLINQEAKFQSQLNDLSKQLSIRDAEATKLRFQMEELQRDVFAKSAGMDRLETELQAAHKECELLRQRIRHLEADLEDYKRKNNELSSEIVEKSERVSSYEAETNAKITELERIIKNLEEKIENLETQLEAMKEEKHKLEEQRGVLLAERDVEKKKVDEILEQATTQKQEIEKKWKQDFEKLRTINIIKEQQLLDDFEWKLREVQQTCKKRMDEKDRSIEERLQDAYREAEKKMKEAEKMMEKVEAIKSYEIEIEKLKGLTVDQEKAIKDMMDQQEQMKLAESSLRSETKRLRNLIEMEKENIQHIQLKHHQEILDKERTLQQTLHQKRTEIAMYWEERLLRECGRLKSELEQIHNEEKHYAMETVRRDKDEEFQKAQSDWDKQMKECLKEIAGLKRALVQKDDYYRAEMIRTQTNTDRDIMELRRLMDKIDMCHHTRFEKLVQEHETELERISEESEQKIKEIEVSWQNQVTSLNNTLDAVKEQMEKESQQQIESLIEQHRSELDAQWENLISQKSEAVKLVEDEYVTKYKTLEEQFLMQQKSHTAREIDLLKVIDSLKNELGSKESALDDLQNNVDTLEGGIQVLNGEIAQQGDQLIKTKKEADQKIRCTKDLSTHTSFLVLLFPLLSWFLSDSFIQTITFIILSLFCLLQ, encoded by the exons ATGTTCAGTTTCTTCAAGCGGTCCAAGAGAGAGTCCGAGAAGAGGTCCCGAGAGGCAGACAAGGAGCGCGCGGCGTCCCCGACTCCGACATCAGatatgtgtaaaaataataaagtcgACGACGCTGTCGTGCCGACGCCGTCGGAATTCGGCCAACGTGAAATTCCGACGAATGCAGTGTCCAGTGAAGTGACGACACTCGACGATAAAAACGACTCGAACGACACCATGTGCGAAAACGCGCCCCCCAGTGCGCCCTTAGGGACCTTTTCTTACGCGGCGGTGGCCAAGAAGGAGGTCCGCGGGGCCTGCGTCAAGCCCTGCGGACACGGCACCACGGCCATCTCCCCCAGAGTCCCGGTGCAAGCCGCCAAGAGGGACGTCTGCACTCCGCCCTCCAGCCCTAAACTGGACCTGAAGAAGGCGGCCAAATTCGCGGAACGACAGAACTCCGGTGACAAGGTCCCGACCCCCGGTACTGACGCTTTGGTGGAGAGTCTGGCTAAGTCCTCAACTCTTGTGAACGGGATCGACACCGAGGCCGAGAA GAAGAACCTGATAAACCAAGAGGCTAAATTTCAAAGTCAGCTGAATGATTTATCGAAGCAACTGTCGATACGAGATGCAGAAGCTACGAAGCTTCGCTTCCAGATGGAAGAACTCCAAAGAGATGTCTTCGCCAAATCTGCCGGAATGGATC GACTGGAGACCGAACTCCAAGCTGCCCACAAAGAATGCGAACTCTTACGGCAAAGAATCCGTCATCTAGAAGCTGATCTAGAAGACTACAAGAGGAAAAATAATGAACTGTCTTCGGAAATTGTTGAAAAGTCAG AAAGGGTTTCAAGCTACGAGGCGGAGACTAATGCCAAGATAACAGAACTAGaacgaataataaaaaatcttgaagagaAGATTGAGAATCTGGAAACTCAACTGGAAGCCATGAAGGAAGAGAAACACAAGTTGGAGGAGCAGCGTGGTGTTCTGTTGGCTGAACGGGACGTTGAGAAGAAGAAAGTTGACGAGATTTTAGAGCAGGCCACCACTCAAAAACAAGAAATCGAGAAGAAATGGAAGCAGGATTTCGAGAAACTTCGTACGATTAATATAATCAAAGAACAGCAATtgttggatgattttgaatgGAAATTGAGGGAAGTCCAGCAGACTTGTAAGAAGCGTATGGATGAAAAAGATCGAAGCATTGAAGAACGTCTGCAAGATGCATACAGAGAAgcagaaaagaaaatgaaagagGCGGAAAAAATGATGGAGAAAGTGGAAGCAATCAAATCGTACGAGATCGAGATAGAAAAATTGAAAGGATTAACAGTTGACCAAGAGAAGGCCATCAAGGACATGATGGACCAGCAAGAACAGATGAAGCTGGCCGAAAGCAGTCTAAGAAGTGAGACTAAAAGACTTAGGAATTTAATCGAAATGGAAAAAGAGAATATTCAACACATCCAACTGAAACATCACCAGGAGATTTTGGACAAGGAGAGGACCTTGCAGCAGACTCTTCATCAGAAGCGCACCGAAATAGCGATGTACTGGGAGGAGAGGCTCTTAAGGGAGTGCGGTCGGTTGAAATCGGAACTGGAGCAGATTCACAACGAAGAGAAACATTACGCCATGGAGACTGTGAGGAGAGACAAAGACGAAGAATTCCAGAAAGCTCAATCCGACTGGGACAAGCAGATGAAAGAGTGCCTGAAAGAG ATCGCCGGTCTGAAACGAGCGCTCGTGCAGAAAGACGACTATTACCGCGCAGAGATGATCAGAACTCAGACAAACACTGATCGCGACATAATGGAGCTGAGGCGGTTGATGGACAAAATCGATATGTGCCATCACACCCGCTTCGAGAAACTGGTTCAAGAACACGAAACAGAACTGG AACGGATCAGTGAAGAAAGtgaacaaaaaatcaaagagaTCGAAGTCAGTTGGCAGAATCAAGTCACTTCACTCAACAACACTTTAGACGCGGTGAAGGAGCAGATGGAGAAAGAATCACAACAGCAAATCGAGTCACTAATCGAGCAACATCGATCCGAGCTGG ATGCCCAATGGGAGAACCTTATTAGTCAGAAAAGCGAGGCCGTGAAGTTAGTCGAAGATGAGTACGTAACGAAATATAAGACTTTGGAAGAACAGTTTTTGATGCAACAAAAGTCCCACACGGCTAGAGAAATAGATTTGCTCAAGGTCATCGATAGCTTGAAGAACGAGCTGGGGAGCAAAGAGTCGGCGTTAGATGACCTCCAAAATAACGTGGATACTTTGGAAGGGGGTATTCAAGTACTGAACGGCGAAATTGCGCAGCAAGGTGACCAGTTGATCAAGACCAAGAAAGAAGCGGATCAAAAAATAAG ATGTACTAAAGATCTGTCGACGCACACGTCCTTTCTAGTGCTTCTTTTCCCGTTACTGTCATGGTTCTTGTCCGATTCTTTCATTCAAACCATAACTTTCATCATTCTGTCGTTGTTTTGTCTCTTACAGTAG
- the LOC138135709 gene encoding protein FAM184A-like isoform X2 — protein sequence MSFVKKIFTKMSGSEDKDDDFEEDDDVSEETSTESSDTGIFTGLNSDLESSGHSIEADCSQISNFFGYWKNLINQEAKFQSQLNDLSKQLSIRDAEATKLRFQMEELQRDVFAKSAGMDRLETELQAAHKECELLRQRIRHLEADLEDYKRKNNELSSEIVEKSERVSSYEAETNAKITELERIIKNLEEKIENLETQLEAMKEEKHKLEEQRGVLLAERDVEKKKVDEILEQATTQKQEIEKKWKQDFEKLRTINIIKEQQLLDDFEWKLREVQQTCKKRMDEKDRSIEERLQDAYREAEKKMKEAEKMMEKVEAIKSYEIEIEKLKGLTVDQEKAIKDMMDQQEQMKLAESSLRSETKRLRNLIEMEKENIQHIQLKHHQEILDKERTLQQTLHQKRTEIAMYWEERLLRECGRLKSELEQIHNEEKHYAMETVRRDKDEEFQKAQSDWDKQMKECLKEIAGLKRALVQKDDYYRAEMIRTQTNTDRDIMELRRLMDKIDMCHHTRFEKLVQEHETELERISEESEQKIKEIEVSWQNQVTSLNNTLDAVKEQMEKESQQQIESLIEQHRSELDAQWENLISQKSEAVKLVEDEYVTKYKTLEEQFLMQQKSHTAREIDLLKVIDSLKNELGSKESALDDLQNNVDTLEGGIQVLNGEIAQQGDQLIKTKKEADQKIRGLQETLAKLQEQQEKEREAFRLKLMGVHKQSQETIDHLQRKCQCLTKLFEEVRLRYERRESRQEDLNIISDLRQVIAEQEKDLACLNEEKRYFQMRLISLESRLEDASADEETFEDAEQHKITELPEPPSYPPNGLPPPAYPSFPAPPTISIPPTIPECDE from the exons ATGAGTTTCGTGAAGAAAATCTTCACTAAAATGAGTGGTAGTGAAGACAAAGATGACGATTTTGAAGAGGACGACGACGTCAGCGAGGAAACGTCGACGGAATCTTCGGATACGGGAATTTTCACTGGACTGAACAGTGATCTGGAAAGCTCCGGACATAGCATCGAGGCAGATTGCTCCCAGATATCCAATTTCTTTGGATATTG GAAGAACCTGATAAACCAAGAGGCTAAATTTCAAAGTCAGCTGAATGATTTATCGAAGCAACTGTCGATACGAGATGCAGAAGCTACGAAGCTTCGCTTCCAGATGGAAGAACTCCAAAGAGATGTCTTCGCCAAATCTGCCGGAATGGATC GACTGGAGACCGAACTCCAAGCTGCCCACAAAGAATGCGAACTCTTACGGCAAAGAATCCGTCATCTAGAAGCTGATCTAGAAGACTACAAGAGGAAAAATAATGAACTGTCTTCGGAAATTGTTGAAAAGTCAG AAAGGGTTTCAAGCTACGAGGCGGAGACTAATGCCAAGATAACAGAACTAGaacgaataataaaaaatcttgaagagaAGATTGAGAATCTGGAAACTCAACTGGAAGCCATGAAGGAAGAGAAACACAAGTTGGAGGAGCAGCGTGGTGTTCTGTTGGCTGAACGGGACGTTGAGAAGAAGAAAGTTGACGAGATTTTAGAGCAGGCCACCACTCAAAAACAAGAAATCGAGAAGAAATGGAAGCAGGATTTCGAGAAACTTCGTACGATTAATATAATCAAAGAACAGCAATtgttggatgattttgaatgGAAATTGAGGGAAGTCCAGCAGACTTGTAAGAAGCGTATGGATGAAAAAGATCGAAGCATTGAAGAACGTCTGCAAGATGCATACAGAGAAgcagaaaagaaaatgaaagagGCGGAAAAAATGATGGAGAAAGTGGAAGCAATCAAATCGTACGAGATCGAGATAGAAAAATTGAAAGGATTAACAGTTGACCAAGAGAAGGCCATCAAGGACATGATGGACCAGCAAGAACAGATGAAGCTGGCCGAAAGCAGTCTAAGAAGTGAGACTAAAAGACTTAGGAATTTAATCGAAATGGAAAAAGAGAATATTCAACACATCCAACTGAAACATCACCAGGAGATTTTGGACAAGGAGAGGACCTTGCAGCAGACTCTTCATCAGAAGCGCACCGAAATAGCGATGTACTGGGAGGAGAGGCTCTTAAGGGAGTGCGGTCGGTTGAAATCGGAACTGGAGCAGATTCACAACGAAGAGAAACATTACGCCATGGAGACTGTGAGGAGAGACAAAGACGAAGAATTCCAGAAAGCTCAATCCGACTGGGACAAGCAGATGAAAGAGTGCCTGAAAGAG ATCGCCGGTCTGAAACGAGCGCTCGTGCAGAAAGACGACTATTACCGCGCAGAGATGATCAGAACTCAGACAAACACTGATCGCGACATAATGGAGCTGAGGCGGTTGATGGACAAAATCGATATGTGCCATCACACCCGCTTCGAGAAACTGGTTCAAGAACACGAAACAGAACTGG AACGGATCAGTGAAGAAAGtgaacaaaaaatcaaagagaTCGAAGTCAGTTGGCAGAATCAAGTCACTTCACTCAACAACACTTTAGACGCGGTGAAGGAGCAGATGGAGAAAGAATCACAACAGCAAATCGAGTCACTAATCGAGCAACATCGATCCGAGCTGG ATGCCCAATGGGAGAACCTTATTAGTCAGAAAAGCGAGGCCGTGAAGTTAGTCGAAGATGAGTACGTAACGAAATATAAGACTTTGGAAGAACAGTTTTTGATGCAACAAAAGTCCCACACGGCTAGAGAAATAGATTTGCTCAAGGTCATCGATAGCTTGAAGAACGAGCTGGGGAGCAAAGAGTCGGCGTTAGATGACCTCCAAAATAACGTGGATACTTTGGAAGGGGGTATTCAAGTACTGAACGGCGAAATTGCGCAGCAAGGTGACCAGTTGATCAAGACCAAGAAAGAAGCGGATCAAAAAATAAG AGGTCTTCAAGAAACCCTCGCCAAACTCCAAGAACAGCAAGAGAAAGAGCGAGAGGCTTTCAGACTCAAGCTGATGGGGGTCCACAAGCAATCCCAGGAGACCATTGACCACTTACAGAGAAAGTGCCAGTGTCTTACCAAATT GTTCGAAGAAGTCAGACTTCGCTACGAAAGACGAGAGTCGCGACAGGAAGACCTGAACATAATTTCAGACTTGCGGCAAGTCATCGCCGAACAAGAGAAAGATCTGGCTTGTTTGAACGAGGAAAAGAGGTACTTTCAGATGCGTCTCATCAGTTTGGAAAGTCGACTGGAGGACGCATCCGCCGACGAAGAGACATTTGAAGACGCCGAACAGCACAAAATCACTGAACTACCAGAACCTCCCAGCTACCCTCCCAATGGTCTTCCGCCACCCGCTTATCCCAGTTTTCCAGCGCCACCCACGATTTCTATACCGCCTACAATACCAGAATGTGATGAATGA
- the LOC138135717 gene encoding aldo-keto reductase family 1 member B1-like: MSVPMIKFNNGEVFPSFGLGTWKAKPTEVGQAVKDAIDIGYRLIDTAVVYNNEKEIGEAIASKISQGNIQRENLFITSKLWSTFHRPDLVEPSLKSSLSNLRLDYIDLYLVHWPFALQEDGDLFPLSEDGKFLFSDVDFLDTWKAMEQIYKKGLAKSIGVSNFNRRQLDRLLKSAKVLPVTNQVECHPYLTQIKMSSFLESKGMMLMAYSPLGSADRPWAKPTDRVLLADSKLKKIADKYEKTPAQIVLRYQIQRGHIPIPKSINKERLLENIDIFNFELKKDEVKTISSLNCNARLCAYEEAQDHPDYPFTKRDEY, encoded by the exons ATGAGCGTGCCAATGATAAAATTCAACAACGGGGAAGTCTTTCCATCATTCGGTCTAGGAACTTGGAAG GCTAAACCTACAGAAGTGGGGCAAGCTGTAAAGGATGCCATCGATATCGGTTATCGCCTTATCGACACCGCTGTTGTTTACAACAACGAAAAGGAAATAGGTGAAGCAATCGCGTCAAAAATTTCGCAAGGAAACATCCAGCGAGAAAACTTGTTCATCACCTCCAAACTGTGGAGTACCTTCCACCGTCCAGACTTGGTGGAACCGTCTCTCAAATCTAGCCTCAGCAATTTGCGTCTCGACTACATCGACTTGTATCTGGTCCACTGGCCCTTCGCCCTGCAGGAAGACGGAGATCTGTTTCCTTTAAGCGAAGACGGTAAGTTCTTGTTTAGCGACGTCGACTTCTTAGACACGTGGAAGGCGATGGAACAGATATACAAAAAGGGCCTGGCAAAATCCATCGGCGTGTCAAACTTCAACCGAAGGCAACTAGACAGGCTGCTCAAGTCCGCCAAAGTACTTCCGGTGACGAATCAA GTGGAGTGCCACCCCTACTTGACGCAGATCAAAATGTCCAGTTTTCTAGAATCTAAAGGAATGATGCTGATGGCTTACAGTCCGTTAGGCTCTGCGGACAGACCATGGGCCAAACCAACCGACAGAGTGCTCTTAGCCGATTCTAAATTGAAGAAAATTGCAGACAAATACGAGAAAACGCCGGCGCAAATTGTGCTGAGGTATCAGATCCAAAGAGGGCATATACCGATTCCAAAAAGTATAAATAAAGAAAGGCTCCTGGAGAATATAGATATCTTTAATTTCGAGTTGAAGAAGGACGAGGTGAAGACGATCAGTTCGTTAAATTGCAACGCCCGACTTTGCGCATATGAAGA GGCGCAGGATCACCCAGACTATCCCTTCACCAAACGTGACGAATActga
- the LOC138135713 gene encoding aldo-keto reductase family 1 member B1-like: MSKVPTVKFNNGQTFPVFGLGTWKSKPGEVVQAVKDAIDAGYRHIDCAHLYGNEKEVGDAIKTKVSEGVVKREDLYITSKLWCNSHRPDMVEPALRLTLSNLGLDYLDLYLIHWPTAFKAGPDLYPVHATGKYLFGDEDYVDTWKAMEEVCKKGLTKSIGVSNFNKRQIERVLEKATILPVTNQIECHPYLNQKKLIGFCRSKGIVVTAYSPLGSPDRPWAKPDDPKLTEDLKIVQIASKYKKSPAQVILKYQIQRGNITIPKSVNKSRIKENLDIWDFQLTPEDIAYLDTFDCNGRVCHFVEATGHPNHPFTDRDEY, from the exons ATGTCAAAAGTGCCAACTGTTAAGTTCAACAACGGTCAAACCTTCCCAGTGTTTGGTTTGGGAACTTGGAAA TCCAAACCTGGGGAGGTGGTCCAAGCTGTCAAAGACGCCATCGATGCCGGATACCGCCACATCGACTGTGCCCATTTGTACGGAAATGAAAAAGAAGTTGGTGACGCAATCAAGACCAAAGTATCTGAAGGAGTGGTGAAACGTGAAGACCTCTACATCACAAGCAAACTCTGGTGCAATTCGCACCGACCTGACATGGTCGAGCCTGCCCTTCGGCTCACATTATCAAATCTAGGACTCGACTACCTCGATTTGTACTTAATCCACTGGCCTACAGCTTTCAAA GCAGGTCCTGACTTGTATCCTGTACACGCCACAGGCAAGTACTTGTTCGGGGATGAGGATTACGTAGACACCTGGAAGGCTATGGAAGAGGTGTGCAAAAAAGGACTGACCAAATCCATCGGTGTTTCAAATTTCAACAAGAGACAAATTGAACGGGTGTTGGAGAAAGCGACTATTCTCCCAGTGACCAATCAA ATTGAGTGCCACCCATATCTCAACCAGAAGAAGCTGATAGGATTCTGCAGGTCCAAAGGGATCGTTGTGACGGCGTACAGTCCTTTGGGATCGCCTGACAGGCCTTGGGCCAAACCAGACGATCCAAAATTGACAGAAGAcctaaaaattgtacaaattgCGTCCAAGTACAAGAAATCCCCGGCGCAAGTTATTTTGAAGTATCAAATCCAACGGGGCAACATCACCATTCCTAAATCTGTCAACAAGTCGCGGATTAAGGAGAATTTGGACATCTGGGACTTCCAACTGACCCCCGAAGACATAGCCTACCTTGACACGTTCGACTGTAACGGAAGAGTCTGCCATTTTGTGGA AGCCACCGGCCACCCCAACCACCCCTTCACCGACCGTGACGAATACTAA